A single window of Nicotiana sylvestris chromosome 5, ASM39365v2, whole genome shotgun sequence DNA harbors:
- the LOC104231624 gene encoding amino acid transporter AVT1C-like, whose translation MKNSVSEHSFYIESDDDDDHQEEKQLDKPENEDGNDSDSSNYSNDDNNENDFPDSKPSSFNPPAWPQSYRQSMDIYSSVPSPSLTFLGTPSLTRLGSSFLASSLTRRHTPEVLPSLHKPLIGDEQAPHERRSSHTLLPPLPSRRSAIKKFPDEKSVAHEFPVSRQSSYGQGVLNGINVLCGVGILSTPYAVKEGGWAGLSILFIFGVLSYYTGILLRYCLDSQPGLETYPDIGQAAFGTVGRIIISIILYVELYSCCVEYIILEGDNLSALFPNAHLNLGGFQLDARHLFALITTLAVLPTVWLRDLTVLSYISAGGVIASVMVVICLYWLGLVDHVGSQSEHTVLNVSSLPVAIGLYGYCYSGHAVFPNIYTSLEKRSQFPAVLLTSFGIVTVLYAGAAVMGYMMFGDSAESQFTLNLPTNLVASKIAFWTTIVNPFTKYALTMAPVAMSLEELIPSNHAKSHMYGVLIRTALVISTLLVALKVPFFGFVMALIGSLFTMLVTLILPCACFLRILKGKTSPIQVSACILIIIIGVISAVIGSYSALSKIIQSL comes from the exons ATGAAGAATTCTGTCTCTGAACATAGTTTCTACATTGAGAGCGACGACGACGATGATCATCAGGAGGAGAAGCAATTGGATAAACCTGAAAATGAAGATGGAAATGACTCTGATTCTTCCAATTACTCTAATGATGATAACAATGAAAACGATTTCCCGGACAGCAAACCGAGTTCTTTCAACCCTCCTGCTTGGCCTCAAAGTTACAG GCAATCTATGGATATATATAGTAGTGTACCGTCTCCAAGTCTTACTTTCCTGGGGACACCTTCATTAACACGTTTAGGCAGCTCGTTCCTTGCCTCATCACTTACAAGGAGACACACTCCTGAAGTGTTACCCTCTCTTCATAAACCTCTCATAGGAGACGAGCAAGCACCACATGAGCGACGTAGCTCTCATACTTTGTTGCCTCCTCTTCCGTCAAGGAGGTCTGCTATTAAGAAATTTCCTGATGAGAAATCGGTTGCACATGAATTTCCAGTTTCCCGTCAAAGTTCCTATGGCCAAGGCGTGCTAAATG GTATTAATGTTCTATGTGGAGTAGGAATCCTTTCTACTCCTTATGCTGTGAAGGAAGGTGGATGGGCAGGGCTTTCTATATTATTCATCTTCGGTGTGCTATCTTACTATACTGGCATTCTCCTCAGATACTGCTTGGACAGCCAACCAGGGCTCGAGACTTATCCGGATATTGGTCAGGCAGCCTTTGGTACAGTGGGAAGAATTATCATATCG ATAATATTATACGTGGAATTATAT TCCTGTTGTGTTGAATACATAATTTTGGAGGGCGATAACCTGTCGGCTTTATTTCCAAATGCACATTTAAATTTGGGAGGGTTTCAATTAGATGCACGGCATCTCTTTGCTTTGATAACCACCTTAGCTGTTCTTCCTACCGTTTGGTTGCGCGATCTCACAGTTCTTAGTTACATCTCAG CTGGAGGAGTTATTGCTTCTGTAATGGTCGTCATTTGCTTGTACTGGCTTGGCTTAGTGGATCATGTTGGCTCTCAAAGCGAACATACTGTACTGAATGTTTCTAGTCTCCCTGTTGCTATCGGACTTTATGGATACTGTTACTCCGGACATGCAGTTTTTCCCAATATATATACATCATTGGAGAAACGCAGTCAATTCCCTGCTGTCCTCTTAACCAG TTTCGGTATTGTGACTGTGTTGTATGCTGGAGCAGCTGTGATGGGATACATGATGTTTGGCGACTCAGCTGAATCCCAGTTTACTCTAAACTTGCCCACAAATTTAGTTGCCTCCAAAATTGCTTTTTGGACAACC ATTGTTAATCCATTCACAAA ATATGCTTTAACCATGGCCCCTGTTGCTATGAGTTTGGAGGAGTTGATACCATCGAACCACGCCAAATCTCACATGTACGGAGTCCTTATTAGAACTGCACTTGTGATATCCACATTACTTGTGGCGCTTAAAGTTCCTTTTTTTG GATTTGTGATGGCATTGATTGGATCATTATTTACAATGCTAGTT ACATTGATCCTACCTTGTGCTTGCTTCTTGAGAAtattgaaaggaaaaacaagtcCAATTCAG GTATCAGCATGTATACTTATTATCATAATTGGTGTCATATCAGCAGTTATTGGGTCCTATTCAGCtctctccaaaatcatccaaagTTTATGA
- the LOC104231625 gene encoding thioredoxin-like 3-2, chloroplastic, whose amino-acid sequence MSSSTQFSPVIQQLYPKKSNQSYISNFKCLKLMHVFPISVNCSKIHLKFRARAEVLENNREESSVQDLDNSPASVELQPISSEAQFDRVISEAQQIDESVVILWMATWCRKCIYLKPKLEKLAADYFPRTRFYCVDVNNVPHKLVVRAGITKMPTIQLWRDGNKQAEVIGGHKAYLVVTEVRDMIENEENNL is encoded by the exons ATGTCTAGCTCTACACAATTCTCTCCAGTTATTCAACAATTATATCCCAAGAAATCAAACCAATCCTACATATCAAACTTCAAATGTCTAAAATTAATGCATGTCTTCCCAATATCTGTAAATTGTTCAAAAATTCATTTAAAATTCAGAGCTAGAGCTGAGGTTTTGGAAAATAACCGTGAAGAAAGTTCTGTACAAGATCTTGATAATTCACCAGCTTCAGTTGAGCTACAACCTATTTCTAGTGAAGCTCAATTTGATCGGGTCATTTCTGAAGCCCAGCAAATTGATGAATCCGTTGTAATTCTATG GATGGCAACCTGGTGTCGCAAATGCATATACTTGAAACCAAAATTGGAAAAATTAGCTGCTGACTACTTCCCAAG AACACGCTTTTACTGTGTTGATGTCAATAATGTTCCACACAAGCTTGTGGTTCGTGCAGGAATAACT aaaATGCCGACCATACAG TTATGGAGGGACGGAAATAAACAAGCGGAAGTAATTGGAGGCCACAAAGCATATTTAGTCGTTACTGAGGTTCGCGATATgatagaaaatgaagaaaataatttataa
- the LOC104231627 gene encoding SART-1 family protein DOT2 gives MGMMEIDGRERSVEMRDHDDSPDKERWEDGHYDLEESGHDKSKDSSKHRSKDRKSSSRREEKEYKRDRESKDLEKDRSSTRDRRKEDKDERERDKTREKIREKDSDRDKYKDKDRERDKDRRDRGKEKERDRELERDTERVREKERGKDKGKDKEKDKEKERVKEKEREKHRDREKEKEREHDRERGRDAVDKEKGRERTKEKGREADEDKERSRDKDRGNRRQRDEGHDRSKDRRKDDVQRVDDEDSDYQDVAKQEIVSYEDDDRARNNAVETAGSQSSASELEERILKMKEERLKKKSEGASEVMTWVSKSRKIEEKRNAEKERALQLSKIFEEQDKMNDEESDDEEKARLAAKELGGMKVLHGLDKVVEGGAVVLTLKDQSILAGDDINQEVDVLENVEIGEQKKRDDAYKAAKKKTGIYDDKFNDDPGFERKILPQYDDPTEEEGVTLDATGGFSVDAEKKLEELRKRIQGSSSKTLAEDLNSSGKLLSDYYTQEEMLQFKKPKKKKSLRKKEKMDLDALEAEARSSGLGVGDLGSRNNKTRQALREEMERAEAETKSKSYQAAYAKAEEASKALRPEKTNNNQREEDDTVFDDDEEELRKSLERARKLALKKQEGLAKTFPESIASLAISRANDSTMDNPSSVSGEPQENKVVFTEMEEFVWGLQLDEEEQKPGSDDVFMEEEVLPKPSDEEMKTEDGGWTEVKETEEEEPSVKEEEMEVTPDATIHEVPVGKGLSGALKLLQERGTLKEDIEWGGRNMDKKKSKLVGIRGEDGKKEIRIERTDEYGRILTPKEAFRLLSHKFHGKGPGKMKQEKRMRQYQEELKIKQMKNSDTPSLSVERMREAQAQSKTPYLVLSGNVKPGQTSDPRSGFATVEKDLPGGLTPMLGDKKVEHFLGIKRKSEPGEGTSQKKPKT, from the exons ATGGGAATGATGGAGATCGATGGGCGTGAAAGAAGTGTTGAAATGAGGGATCATGATGACTCTCCGGATAAGGAGAGGTGGGAAGATGGGCACTATGATTTGGAAGAAAGTGGGCATGATAAATCTAAAGATTCAAGTAAGCATCGAAGCAAGGATAGGAAAAGTAGTAGCCGAAGAGAAGAGAAAGAATATAAAAGAGATCGTGAGAGTAAAGACTTGGAGAAAGATAGGTCGTCAACTCGAGATAGGAGGAAGGAGGATAAAGATGAGCGTGAAAGGGATAAGACTAGGGAGAAGATTAGGGAGAAAGATAGCGATAGGGACAAGTATAAAGATAAAGACAGGGAAAGAGATAAAGACCGTAGAGATCGTGGAAAAGAAAAGGAGCGAGACCGGGAGTTGGAAAGGGATACTGAGCGGGTGAGAGAGAAGGAGAGGGGGAAGGACAAGGGCAAGGACAAGGAGAAGGATAAAGAAAAGGAGAGGGTCAAGGAGAAGGAAAGGGAGAAGCACAGAGAtagggaaaaggaaaaagaaagggaACATGACAGGGAAAGAGGTAGAGATGCAGTTGACAAGGAAAAGGGAAGAGAGAGAACTAAAGAGAAGGGGAGGGAAGCTGATGAGGATAAGGAGAGGTCAAGAGACAAAGATAGAGGCAACCGTAGGCAGCGAGACGAGGGTCATGATAGGAGTAAGGACAGGCGGAAGGATGATGTGCAAAGAGTTGATGATGAAGATTCTGATTATCAGGATGTGGCCAAGcaagaaattgtttcttatgagGATGACGATAGGGCACGAAATAATGCAGTTGAAACAGCTGGATCACAATCTTCTGCTTCAGAACTGGAGGAACGCATTCTGAA GATGAAGGAAGAGAGGTTGAAGAAAAAATCAGAAGGTGCTTCTGAGGTGATGACATGGGTTAGCAAGAGCCGTAAGATTGAGGAGAAAAGGAATGCTGAGAAAGAGAGAGCGTTGCAGCTTTCAAAGATTTTTGAAGAGCAG GACAAAATGAATGACGAAGAAAGCGATGACGAGGAGAAAGCTCGGCTAGCTGCAA AAGAGCTAGGTGGGATGAAAGTACTGCATGGGCTTGACAAAGTAGTTGAAGGTGGGGCAGTTGTCTTGACACTCAAAGATCAGAGCATACTTGCTGGTGATGATATTAATCAAG AGGTTGATGTGCTTGAAAATGTGGAAATTGGAGAACAGAAGAAGAGGGATGACGCTTACAAGGCTGCAAAAAAGAAAACAGGGATCTACGATGACAA GTTCAATGACGACCCTGGTTTTGAAAGGAAAATATTACCACAATATGATGACCCGACTGAAGAGGAG GGTGTTACTCTTGATGCAACTGGAGGATTCAGTGTTGATGCAGAGAAGAAACTGGAGGAG CTCCGGAAAAGGATTCAGGGGTCTTCCTCAAAAACTCTGGCTGAAGATCTCAATTCTTCTGGGAAATTATTGTCTGACTACTACACTCAAGAGGAGATGCTTCAATTTAAGAAGCCCAAGAAGAAGAAATCACTGAGGAAGAAAGAGAAGATGGACCTAGATGCCCTTGAAGCGGAGGCCAGATCCTCTGGATTGGGTGTTGGTGATCTTGGTTCTCGCAACAATAAGACAAGGCAGGCCCTTAGGGAGGAAATGGAGAGAGCAGAGGCAGAGACAAAGAGCAAGTCTTACCAGGCTGCTTATGCCAAGGCTGAAGAGGCATCTAAAGCACTTCGACCCGAGAAGACTAATAACAACCAGAGAGAGGAAGATGATACTgtatttgatgatgatgaggaggagCTTAGAAAATCCTTAGAAAGAGCCAGAAAGCTTGCTTTGAAAAAGCAAGAGGGCCTCGCCAAAACCTTTCCAGAGTCCATTGCTTCACTTGCCATTTCCCGTGCAAATGATTCAACCATGGATAATCCAAGTTCTGTATCTGGAGAGCCACAAGAGAACAAGGTTGTCTTCACAGAGATGGAAGAGTTTGTCTGGGGTCTTCAGCTTGATGAAG AAGAACAAAAACCTGGTAGTGATGATGTCTTCATGGAGGAAGAGGTGCTCCCAAAACCCTCTGATGAAGAAATGAAGACTGAGGATGGTGGTTGGACTGAGGTGAAGGAAACCGAGGAAGAGGAACCCTCTGTAAAGGAGGAGGAAATGGAAGTAACTCCAGATGCGACGATACATGAAGTTCCAGTTGGAAAGGGTTTATCAGGGGCTCTCAAACTTTTGCAAGAACGAGGTACACTGAAGGAAGATATTGAATGGGGTGGTCGAAACATGGACAAGAAGAAAAGCAAGCTCGTAGGCATACGTGGTGAGGATGGGAAAAAAGAAATACGCATTGAAAGGACTGATGAGTATGGGCGAATT CTGACTCCAAAGGAGGCTTTTCGGTTGCTTTCACATAAATTTCATGGGAAGGGGCCAGGAAAGATGAAGCAAGAAAAGCGTATGCGGCAATACCAGGAGGAGCTGAAGATAAAACAGATGAAAAATTCAGATACGCCATCACTGTCTGTGGAGAGGATGAGAGAAGCTCAGGCTCAATCTAAAACACCATATCTTGTTCTCAGTGGAAATGTTAAACCAGG